The sequence CTTGAGCTTGGCGATGTCGGACGGGCGCATGCGGAACCGGGAGTCGGCCTGCGCCATCACCTGGTAGGTGCGTCCAAAGCGGTTGAAATCGTTCACATAAAGGGAGCCGAGGTAGACCTGGAGGGTGTCGAACACCTCGCTCAGGGGCACGTTCATGGCCTTGACCCGGGTTCTATCCACGTCCAGATACAGTTGTGGCACGCCGGAGCGGAAGGTGGTGAACAGGCCCACCAGGCCCGGCTGTTGGTTGCCCTTGGCGATCAGGTCGGCGGTGACCTGCTGCAGCGCTTCGATGCCGGCGTTGGCGCGGTCCTGCACCTGCAGCTTGAACCCGCCCACGGCGCTCATGCCGCGCACCGGCGGTGGGGCGAACACCGCGATGTAGGCGTCCTCCACTTGGGACAGCCGGGCCTGGAGCCGAGCGATCACGGCATTGGCATGCAGCTCCGGGTGCCCTTCCCGCCGGTCGAAGTCGTCCAGCCGGGCAAACAGGGTAGCGACGTTGGACTGGCTGGCACCGGTCAACACCGACCAGCCGGCGTAGGCGTTGACGTGCTTGACCCCTTCGGTGGCGAGGATGATCTGACTGGCTTCTTGCACTACCGCCGTGGTCCGTTCCACGGAGGCGGCGTCGGGCAATTGCGCGTAGAGGATCAGGTAGCCTTGATCCTGTTGGGGAATGAAGCCGGTGGGGACCTTTTCGAAGGCCAGGAAATTGAGCCCGTTAAGGCCCACATACAGCACCAACACCAGCGCCGCCAGGCGGATCAGCCGCCCCACTAGGCGTGCATAGCCCTCGCTGAACCGCTCGAAGAACCGGTTGAAACCGTGGAAGAACCAGCCGAGCAGGCGGTCGATGGTGCGGGTCAGCCAGTCCGGATCGTGGTGGGCGCGGCCTAGCAGCAAGGCGCACAGGGCCGGGCTCAGGGTCAGCGAGTTGAAGGCCGAGATCACTGTGGACACGGCGATGGTCAGGGCGAATTGCTTGTAGAACGCCCCCGACACGCCGGTGATGAAGGCCGTGGGCACGAACACCGCCACCAGCACCAGGGCGGTGGCAATGACCGGGCCTACTACCTCGTCCATGGCCCTTCGGGTGGCTTCCCGGGCCCCCTGGCCCAGGGCGATGTGGCGCTCGACGTTCTCTACCACCACGATGGCGTCGTCCACCACGATGCCGATGGCCAGCACCAGCCCGAATAGGGATAAGGTGTTGAGGGACATCCCCAAGGCGGCCATTACCGCGAAGGTGCCGATCAGGGACACCGGCACCGCGACCAGGGGAATGATGCTGGCGCGCCAGTTTTGCAGGAACAGCACCACCACAAGCACCACCAGCAGGAGGGCCTCGAACAGGGTCTTGACCACTGCCTGGATGGATTTTTGTACGAACACCACGGTGTCGTAGACGATGTCGTATTCCAGCCCCGGAGGAAAGTGGGTCTTCAACTGCTCCATGGCAGCCACCACCGCTTCCTTGGTGTTGAGCGCATTGGAGCCGGGGAGCTGGAAGATGGCCAGGCCGACCGTAGGGCGCCCGTCCAAATACAGGCCGGAGGCGTAGTCCTTGGCGCCCAGCTCGATGCGGGCGATGTCCCGCAAGCGGGTGATCTCGCCGTTGGCGCCGGTCTTGACCACGATGTCGCCGAACTGTTCTGCTTCGATCAAGCGGCCCAGGGTGGTGACGGTGTATTGGAAATCGACGCCGCCCGGCGTGGGAGGCTGCCCCACCACGCCGGCCGCCACCTGCAGATTCTGCTCGCGCAGGGCGCGCACCACGTCCGAGGCGGTCATGTCCCGGGCCGCCACCCGGTCCGGATCCAGCCAGATCCGCATGCTGTAGTCGCGGGCCCCGAACACCAGGATGTCGCCCACGCCTGGCAGGCGGGCGAGGGTGTCTTTGATCTGCAACAGGGCATAGTTGCTGAGATAAACGCTGTCGTAGCGCTGGTCGGGGGATACCAGGTTGACCACCAGGCTCAGGTCGGGACTGCGTTTCTTGACGTTGATGCCCTGCCGCCTGACCTCTTCGGGCAGCTTGGGTTCGGCCAGGGCCACCCGGTTTTGCACCAGGACTTGGGCCTTGTCGATGTTGGTGCCCGGTTTGAAGGTGATGGTGAGCGCCAGAAAGCCATCGTTGGTGGATTGGGAGGACATGTACAGCATGTCCTCCACCCCGTTCACCTCTTGCTCGATGGGCGTGGCCACGGTTTCCATCACCACCTTGGCGTTGGCGCCGGGATAGGTGGTGCTCACCACCACGGTGGGCGGGGCGATCTCCGGGTATTGGGCGATGGGCAAGGCGATCAGGGAAAGTGCCCCTACCAGGACGATGAGGATGGACAAGACCGAGGCGAAGATCGGCCGGTCGATGAAAAAGTGCGTGAAGCGGCCCATGATCCGATCCCTCGCCTCAGTGCTTGGCCAACTCGGAAACGGTGATCCGCTCCGGAACCACCTTGGCGCCGGGGCGCAGCTTCTGGATGCCTTCCACCACCACCCAATCCGATGGCGCGAGGCCTTCGCTGACCACCCGGAGCCCGTCGATCACCGGGCCCGGCACGATGCGACGCCGTTCCACCTGCTGCTCGCCGTTCATCACCCACACGAATTTCTGCGCCAAATCGGTGGCGATGGCCCGGTCCGGCAGCAGTACCGCCTGGAAGGGCGCGCTTCCCGGCAGGCGTAGCCGCGTGAAGAGGCCGGGACTGAGTAGCCCGTCGGGGTTGGGGAACACCGCCCGCAGGGTCAGGGTGCCGGTCCCGGGGTCCAGGCGCGGCGACTCGTAGTCGATGTAGCCTTGATGGGGAAAGCCGGTCTCGTCGGCCAGGGCCAGATCCACCGGGGTGCAGCCCGACGGGCTGTCGTTGCGGCGGGCGAAGCAGCCGCTCCGGGTCAGACGGCGGTACTTGAGGGCCGCGCGCTCGTCCACGTCCACATAGACGTACACCGGGTCGGTGGAGACGATGAACGTCAACAGGGTGGCGTCGGCGCCACCGCCCTTGACCAGGTTGCCGGCGGTGATCAGTTCCCGCCCGATGCGGCCGCTGATGGGGGCCCGGACCTGGGTGAATTCCAGATTGAGGCGGGCCGCATAGACGTTCGCCTCCGCCGAGCGGACCGCCGCCTCCGCCTCCGCTAGGCCCTTGCTGCGGGCGTCATATTCTTCCTCGGCGATGGCCTTGGCCTTGAGCATGCGCTCGGCCCGCGCCCAGTTGTTGCGGGCTAGGGCGAGGCGGACCTTGGCCTGTTCCAAACTCGCCTCGGCAAAGCTCAATTGTGCCCGGAACGGCCGCGGATCGATCACGAACAAGAGATCGCCCTTCTTGACCTTGTCCCCGGCCTTGAAGTTGACTTTTTCCAGGTAGCCATCCACCCTGGCGCGCACGTCCACCGACTCCACGGCCTCGATCCGCGCCGGATACTCGTCCCACTGCACTACTTCTTGGTAAATGGGCTGGGCGATCTTGACCGGCATGGGCGGCGGCGCCACCGGGGCTTTTTGCGCCGAAGACTCGCATCCTAGGAGTCCAAGGAGGAACAGGGCTAGCAGGATCTTGGGAAGATGCGCGTCGACCTGGCGGCGGATAAACTGACGCGGGTCCGGATGCCCGGTGAGCGGTTGGGGGGCGGCGAGGGTGTCGAGCGGCACGGTGGCTCCTCCCAAAAAGGTTCCCTAGGTGGTATGGGAATAATACGATAATATATCTTTTCATTATTTGCCAATTTTTGTTTACGCCATGAAAACAACCATCCGACCGGGCCGTCCCCGCAAGGGCGAAGAGGCCCTCCGGCGGGATCAACTCCTCGATCGAGCCATCCAGCTGTTTGCCGAGCATGGGTACGGTAACGTGAGCTTGGAAACCCTGGCCCGGGAGGCGCATGTCTCGCTGCGCACCATCTACAGCCAATTCGGCGGCAAAGCTGCCCTGTTCGGCACGGTGATCCGGCGCCTGAGCGACGAGTTCGCAGCCAGCCTGCCCCTGGACGAGTCCGCCCTGGCGCGGCCCTTGGAGGACGTGCTCGCGGAATTCGGCCGCCAGTACCTGTGCCGGATTACCCGCGCGCCGTGCATCTGTCTGCGCGCCCAGATCCAGGCCGAGGCCCACCGGTTCCCGGAACTGGCCGCCGAGTTCTATCACAACGGCCCGGAGCGCACCCTGATCCGGCTCGCCGACTTCTTTGCCCTGCAGCAAAAGGCCGGCCGGGTCCTCGCGGAAGACTGCCGGTTTCTCGCTGGGCAATTCCTAGCCAGTCTGCGCGGCGAGCGCTTTTTACGAGTGGAGTGGGGCCTGGAGGAACCGCTCTCGGAACAAGAGGCGGAGGACTGGGCGAAGAAGGTCACCCGCCAGTTCCTGCAGGGTTGCGGAAAAGGCAGCTCGCTGCGGGAATCTTTTGACGCTGCCCCTTCCGCGTCAGGGAGAAAAGGCGCCGGCGGAGGGATCATACTGCATGGGCGCTTTCCCACTCCCATGCGCTTCGGCTGGGGCGAAGGGAAGCGCTAGCCAGGGCAGCCTCGCCCCGGTGGCGGGCGAGCGGAACGATACGGGGCACTCGATCCGATCTGTACTATCATGGCCGGTACGACCCCACCGGCAACTCGCCAGGATTCACCATGTTGCGGCTCATCGCCCTGTTTCTCCTCTGCGCTTGCCTCCCTCTGAGGGCCGAGCAGGCGACGGTGCCGGTGCCCGACCCACCGGAGCTTCCGCCGCGGGTGCAAAGTGGCGAACCCATGGAACCCGACATCACCATCATCCGCCGGGGCGAGGAGGTCATCGAGGAATACCGGATCAACAATCGGCTGTACATGGTGAAGATCAAGCCGGTGATCGGCCCCCCCTACTATCTCGTGGACACCAACGGCGATGGCAATCTGGACGTCCGACGGAGCGACAACGAGCGCGGACTGCAAATTCCCCAATGGGTGCTGTTCAGCTGGTGAGCGCGCATCGGGCACCCGCCCGGGCGGGGTTGGAGTGGTACCGTTCACAGCGGCCTAACAAGAACCACGCGGGGGGCTGATCGCCATTGAAATCGGGTATCGAGGTTCGGCTCGGCCAATTGCTGCGGGCCGGGCAACAGCACCTGCTGCGAAGCGGCCTCAAGGGCTTGGAGAAGGAAAGCCTGCGCATGGCGCCGACCGGGACCATCGCGCAAACCCCCCACCCCCGGGCTTTGGGCGCGGCCCTCACGCACCCTTGGATCACCACCGATTATTCCGAGGCCCTGATCGAGCTGATCACCCCGCCCTTCGTCGATCCCGCCGCCACCCTCGGTTTTCTCGAGGATCTCCATACCTTCGTCTACCGACACCTCGGCGACGAATTCCTGTTGGCGACCTCCATGCCGGTGGGCCTTTCCGGGGATGAGAGCATTCCCATCGCCCGCTATGGGACTTCCAACGTCGGTCGCATGAAGCACGTCTATCGGCGGGGCTTGGCCTACCGCTACGGCCGCACCATGCAGGCTATCGCCGGGGTCCATTTCAACTATTCCGCGGATGTGGCGTTGTGGCTGGTGCTCCGGGAACTGGCCGGCAGTTCGGCGCCGCTGCATGCTTTCATCGCCGACGGCTATTTCGGCGCCATTCGCAACGTGCACCGCTACGGTTGGTTACTGATCTACCTGTTCGGCCATTCCCCCGCGGTGTGCCGGTCGTTTTTCACTGGTCGGGAGGAGGCCGCCGCGGCGTTTTCCGAGCTCGATGCCGATACCCTCTACCGCCCCTATGCCACCTCGCTGCGCATGAGCGACATCGGCTACCGCAACAGCAGTCAGGCGGAGTTGGAGATTTCCTTCGACAGCCTCGACCGCTACGTCGCCAGTCTAGGTGCGGCCATCGACAAGCCCCATCCCGCCTACGAAAAGATCGGTGTGAAGGTGAACGGGGACTATCGCCAGCTCAACGCCAATGTCCTGCAGATCGAGAACGAATACTACAGCGCCATCCGTCCCAAGCAGATCGCCCGCTCCGGCGAGAAGCCGACCCTGGCCCTGAAGCGGCGGGGGGTGCGCTACCTGGAACTGCGGCTTTTGGACCTCGGCTGTTTCTACCCCACCGGGGTGTCCCTGGACGAGTTGCGCTTTTTGGAAACCTTCCTCGTGTTTTGCCTGTTGGCCGACAGCCCCCCCTTGAGCCCCGTGGAAAAAGCCGAGACCGGGCACAACAGTTT is a genomic window of Candidatus Methylocalor cossyra containing:
- a CDS encoding efflux RND transporter permease subunit, with product MGRFTHFFIDRPIFASVLSILIVLVGALSLIALPIAQYPEIAPPTVVVSTTYPGANAKVVMETVATPIEQEVNGVEDMLYMSSQSTNDGFLALTITFKPGTNIDKAQVLVQNRVALAEPKLPEEVRRQGINVKKRSPDLSLVVNLVSPDQRYDSVYLSNYALLQIKDTLARLPGVGDILVFGARDYSMRIWLDPDRVAARDMTASDVVRALREQNLQVAAGVVGQPPTPGGVDFQYTVTTLGRLIEAEQFGDIVVKTGANGEITRLRDIARIELGAKDYASGLYLDGRPTVGLAIFQLPGSNALNTKEAVVAAMEQLKTHFPPGLEYDIVYDTVVFVQKSIQAVVKTLFEALLLVVLVVVLFLQNWRASIIPLVAVPVSLIGTFAVMAALGMSLNTLSLFGLVLAIGIVVDDAIVVVENVERHIALGQGAREATRRAMDEVVGPVIATALVLVAVFVPTAFITGVSGAFYKQFALTIAVSTVISAFNSLTLSPALCALLLGRAHHDPDWLTRTIDRLLGWFFHGFNRFFERFSEGYARLVGRLIRLAALVLVLYVGLNGLNFLAFEKVPTGFIPQQDQGYLILYAQLPDAASVERTTAVVQEASQIILATEGVKHVNAYAGWSVLTGASQSNVATLFARLDDFDRREGHPELHANAVIARLQARLSQVEDAYIAVFAPPPVRGMSAVGGFKLQVQDRANAGIEALQQVTADLIAKGNQQPGLVGLFTTFRSGVPQLYLDVDRTRVKAMNVPLSEVFDTLQVYLGSLYVNDFNRFGRTYQVMAQADSRFRMRPSDIAKLKTRNLDGGMVPLGSLLAVREINGPDKIMRYNMYPSAEINGTTLPGVSSGQAIAIMERLAKEELPPGFGFEWTEISLQQVLAGNVAFLVFPLSVIFVFLALAAQYESWSLPFAVILIVPVCLLASMAGVWLRGMENNIFTQVGFIVLVGLAAKNAILIVEFAKRQHEGGSDRFAAAVEAARIRLRPILMTSFAFIMGVFPLVVAKGAGAEARQILGTAVFSGMIGVTLFGLLLTPVFYVVIQGLADRRRPTSAARLSDRGSAA
- a CDS encoding efflux RND transporter periplasmic adaptor subunit, producing the protein MPLDTLAAPQPLTGHPDPRQFIRRQVDAHLPKILLALFLLGLLGCESSAQKAPVAPPPMPVKIAQPIYQEVVQWDEYPARIEAVESVDVRARVDGYLEKVNFKAGDKVKKGDLLFVIDPRPFRAQLSFAEASLEQAKVRLALARNNWARAERMLKAKAIAEEEYDARSKGLAEAEAAVRSAEANVYAARLNLEFTQVRAPISGRIGRELITAGNLVKGGGADATLLTFIVSTDPVYVYVDVDERAALKYRRLTRSGCFARRNDSPSGCTPVDLALADETGFPHQGYIDYESPRLDPGTGTLTLRAVFPNPDGLLSPGLFTRLRLPGSAPFQAVLLPDRAIATDLAQKFVWVMNGEQQVERRRIVPGPVIDGLRVVSEGLAPSDWVVVEGIQKLRPGAKVVPERITVSELAKH
- a CDS encoding TetR/AcrR family transcriptional regulator, with product MKTTIRPGRPRKGEEALRRDQLLDRAIQLFAEHGYGNVSLETLAREAHVSLRTIYSQFGGKAALFGTVIRRLSDEFAASLPLDESALARPLEDVLAEFGRQYLCRITRAPCICLRAQIQAEAHRFPELAAEFYHNGPERTLIRLADFFALQQKAGRVLAEDCRFLAGQFLASLRGERFLRVEWGLEEPLSEQEAEDWAKKVTRQFLQGCGKGSSLRESFDAAPSASGRKGAGGGIILHGRFPTPMRFGWGEGKR
- a CDS encoding DUF2782 domain-containing protein, encoding MLRLIALFLLCACLPLRAEQATVPVPDPPELPPRVQSGEPMEPDITIIRRGEEVIEEYRINNRLYMVKIKPVIGPPYYLVDTNGDGNLDVRRSDNERGLQIPQWVLFSW
- the gshA gene encoding glutamate--cysteine ligase gives rise to the protein MKSGIEVRLGQLLRAGQQHLLRSGLKGLEKESLRMAPTGTIAQTPHPRALGAALTHPWITTDYSEALIELITPPFVDPAATLGFLEDLHTFVYRHLGDEFLLATSMPVGLSGDESIPIARYGTSNVGRMKHVYRRGLAYRYGRTMQAIAGVHFNYSADVALWLVLRELAGSSAPLHAFIADGYFGAIRNVHRYGWLLIYLFGHSPAVCRSFFTGREEAAAAFSELDADTLYRPYATSLRMSDIGYRNSSQAELEISFDSLDRYVASLGAAIDKPHPAYEKIGVKVNGDYRQLNANVLQIENEYYSAIRPKQIARSGEKPTLALKRRGVRYLELRLLDLGCFYPTGVSLDELRFLETFLVFCLLADSPPLSPVEKAETGHNSFAVACCGRTPAFHLSQGGREVPLRDWATQLLEAMGAVAEVLDGQDPARPYSRSVALQRPAIADPEATPSARVLAEMRRSGQSFAAYALELSRRQAAVWRERPLDDAVAERFRQDAERSLAEQRRIEASDRLSFDEFLRRYFAQR